The genomic region CAGGATGGGAAAATTGTAGCTCAGGGTGGAAGCCATGTCTCAGCTCCAACTGTGACTGGCAATATAGTTCAGggaaacatcaacacacaccatcattatCATGGTAAGAAAAAGACATTGGATTCAACAGTAAATTATCTATTGATGCCCTGAGTGTTAATATAGAAGACATATTTAATCTAtagtgctgtcacacacacacgcacacacacacaattcatccTCTTTATTCCCTGAAGGTCTTGGGGTTTCTGCTCCGGCAACACCACCACAGGACCCGGGTAAATTCAGATTTGATTGAATTACTATTTcatcattatattatattaaaactGAAACATAATTTAAAATAATAGTTCAGggaaacatcaacatcaatcaTTATCCTGGTAAGAAAAAGACATTGGATTCAACATTAAATGATCTATTGATGCCCTGGTTTGACCATTTAATTAAGAAgacatttttcacacacacacacacgcacacacacacacacccacacacacccacccacagtgTGAACATCAGATGTTTATTATAGCGTTAGCTCCAGGTAATGCTAGTCCAGGGGTGCTGCTGAGCAGGGCACACTGGTCAGTGACATGTAGGGGTGTGTAGGGTAGAGGTCAACATAAACCCTGGACACAGTATGACTCCATTCAGTGAAGCCCAGTTGTGTAGAATCATGCCAACTGTTCTAGACAGTAAGCAGCATGCAAACCATGAGTAGGAGTAGGAAagaccatccacacacacacaaacacacacacacacacacacaaaccatgagtaggagtaggagtaggagagaaCATCCTCTCCAACCCAGTAGTGTCTCTGGTCAAGCCCAGAAATGTCCTTTTGGGAAAACCGTTCAGTGGATGTCcacctcatcctcttcatccaaATTCATCTTCTTTATTCCCTGAAGGTCTTGGGGTTTCTGCTCCGGCAACACCACCACAGGACCCTGGTAAATTCAGATTTGATTAAATTACTATTTCATCTTTATATTAAATCTGAAAAAATAATTTAAGATAAAAGTCAATGTTGTTTATAAAATTGTTCTTTTGTAGATCATATctccaaaataaatgaatacgaGACATCCATCTGCTCCACATATAAAAAAGTGAAGGAGTATAACTCTCTAGCTGGTGAGAATGTGCTGCTGGCTGACCGCTACACTGAGCTGCTGATCgttgagacacacagaaagcagagagaaagagaggaggagatcgGTTTAAGAGGAGAATATCACCAGAAGGTCTTAAAAACCAGGGCCAGTGAAGCATACAAGAGAATCACTGTTGACCAGTTGTTCAAACCCGATAAAGATGGAGATGTTCCAAAGGCAGTCATTCTCCAGGGCCACTCTGGACATGGCAAATCCTTCACTGCTCAGAAGATCATGTACGACTGGTCTTCAGGAAAAGTATTCAAAGACCTGTTCCACCTTGTTCTTCACCTTAAATGCAAAGAGCTTAATAAAATCTCAGAGGCATGCAGTCTGGTGGATCTCCTGAGCTACTGTCCAAGCTTCACCAgtgagacagcagaggtgctgaaGGACTCAAACATGAAAGTGCTCTTCCTCATTGATGGCTTTGATGAGCTCAAGTTCTCATTTGAGAAAACTAGCACAGTGCCACTTAAAGACCCTTTCACAAAAGCTCCTGTTGAGGCCACTCTGAGTGCTCTGCTGAAGGGGCTGGTCCTGCCTAAGTGCTTCCTGCTGGTCACCACTAGGTCCACTGCTTCAGACAAACTGAGCGATCTGCTCAGTGGTTCTCAGCGTTTCACTGACATCCTAGGCTTCACTGAGGAGGGGGTAAAGGAGTACTTCCAGAGGTTTTTCAAAGAAGAACAGCTAGAAAAGAAAGCATTCGACTGTGTGAGGACCAATGAGACTTTGTACACTGCCTGCTTCATCCCCGTCATCTGCTGGATCAC from Clupea harengus chromosome 25, Ch_v2.0.2, whole genome shotgun sequence harbors:
- the LOC116219611 gene encoding NACHT, LRR and PYD domains-containing protein 1 homolog isoform X1 is translated as MASSLKRALTGEDPEEAASGFSPEAQDGKIVAQGGSHVSAPTVTGNIVQGNINTHHHYHGLGVSAPATPPQDPGLGVSAPATPPQDPDHISKINEYETSICSTYKKVKEYNSLAGENVLLADRYTELLIVETHRKQREREEEIGLRGEYHQKVLKTRASEAYKRITVDQLFKPDKDGDVPKAVILQGHSGHGKSFTAQKIMYDWSSGKVFKDLFHLVLHLKCKELNKISEACSLVDLLSYCPSFTSETAEVLKDSNMKVLFLIDGFDELKFSFEKTSTVPLKDPFTKAPVEATLSALLKGLVLPKCFLLVTTRSTASDKLSDLLSGSQRFTDILGFTEEGVKEYFQRFFKEEQLEKKAFDCVRTNETLYTACFIPVICWITCTVFREQEEEGMDITKELETTTSVFVHFVSILLKHHCQGLSQPAEETLLRSLGQLAERGLQEHQVLFDEKSLSEAFPDPSQATKHNPFLCKFLLRKKVKQERMYSFMHLSFQEFFAALQYLMVENEKEALKKLQEWLGNVKRFKPVVQFLFGLSNRDIDTHLIKQSKPSIKAHLQKWLLCVLQNHRMPQVDMLHLLHCLYELHEEEFVREAMGVWGKMKFDSIPLTRTDCWVLLYCLQCCPTIRSLKLTGFSNITAEKLRMLQPALSRCQELE
- the LOC116219611 gene encoding NACHT, LRR and PYD domains-containing protein 1 homolog isoform X2 — protein: MASSLKRALTGEDPEEAASGFSPEAQDGKIVAQGGSHVSAPTVTGNIVQGNINTHHHYHGLGVSAPATPPQDPDHISKINEYETSICSTYKKVKEYNSLAGENVLLADRYTELLIVETHRKQREREEEIGLRGEYHQKVLKTRASEAYKRITVDQLFKPDKDGDVPKAVILQGHSGHGKSFTAQKIMYDWSSGKVFKDLFHLVLHLKCKELNKISEACSLVDLLSYCPSFTSETAEVLKDSNMKVLFLIDGFDELKFSFEKTSTVPLKDPFTKAPVEATLSALLKGLVLPKCFLLVTTRSTASDKLSDLLSGSQRFTDILGFTEEGVKEYFQRFFKEEQLEKKAFDCVRTNETLYTACFIPVICWITCTVFREQEEEGMDITKELETTTSVFVHFVSILLKHHCQGLSQPAEETLLRSLGQLAERGLQEHQVLFDEKSLSEAFPDPSQATKHNPFLCKFLLRKKVKQERMYSFMHLSFQEFFAALQYLMVENEKEALKKLQEWLGNVKRFKPVVQFLFGLSNRDIDTHLIKQSKPSIKAHLQKWLLCVLQNHRMPQVDMLHLLHCLYELHEEEFVREAMGVWGKMKFDSIPLTRTDCWVLLYCLQCCPTIRSLKLTGFSNITAEKLRMLQPALSRCQELE